A window of Zingiber officinale cultivar Zhangliang chromosome 5A, Zo_v1.1, whole genome shotgun sequence contains these coding sequences:
- the LOC121981359 gene encoding nascent polypeptide-associated complex subunit alpha-like protein 1 yields MTAQTQEELLAAHLGQQNIDNDEPVVEDDEEDDDNDDDDDDKEDAEGQEGDGSGRSKQSRSEKKSRKAMLKLGMKPVPGVSRVTVKKSKNILFVISKPDAFKSPTSDTYVVFGEAKIEDLSSQLQTQAAEQFKAPDLSHMISKPERSAVAHEDEEVDETGVEPKDVELVMTQAGVPRSKAVQALKAAEGDIVTAIMELTN; encoded by the exons ATGACTGCTCAAACCCAAGAGGAACTCCTTGCCGCTCATCTCGGGCAACAAAATATCGAC AATGATGAACCTGTTGTTGAAGATGATGAGGAAGATGATGACAatgacgacgacgacgatgatAAAGAAGATGCTGAAG GACAAGAAGGTGATGGTTCTGGAAGGTCAAAACAAAGTAGAAGCGAGAAAAAGAGCCGGAAGGCTATGCTGAAGCTCGGTATGAAGCCAGTACCTGGCGTCAGCCGTGTAACAGTAAAGAAGAGCAAGAAT ATACTATTTGTGATATCGAAGCCTGATGCTTTCAAGAGTCCAACTTCAGACACCTATGTTGTGTTCGGAGAGGCGAAAATTGAGGACCTAAGTTCGCAGTTGCAGACTCAAGCTGCCGAGCAGTTCAAGGCCCCAGATCTGAGCCACATGATATCTAAACCCGAGCGATCCGCTGTGGCACACGAAGATGAAGAGGTCGACGAGACCGGTGTGGAACCGAAGGACGTCGAATTGGTAATGACCCAGGCCGGGGTTCCCAGATCCAAGGCCGTCCAGGCACTCAAAGCTGCCGAAGGTGATATTGTCACTGCCATCATGGAACTTACTAATTAA